One stretch of Trichomycterus rosablanca isolate fTriRos1 chromosome 3, fTriRos1.hap1, whole genome shotgun sequence DNA includes these proteins:
- the ctsk gene encoding cathepsin K produces the protein MFVAGLTLLLLGSVLSHPLDQLSLDSEWESWKTTYRREYNGLGEQAVRRAIWEKNMRLIEAHNQEYELGIHSYTLGMNHLGDMTAEEVAEKMLGLQVPMERDSMNAYVPDPLDKLPKSVDYRKLGYVTSVKNQGSCGSCWAFSSVGALEGQLKKTTGQLVDLSPQNLVDCVTENYGCGGGFMTNAFSYVRDNKGIDSEEAYPYMGQDEPCAYNKSGKVAEIRRYKEVKKGSEYALASAVAKVGPVSVGIDAMQSTFQFYKSGVYYDPNCDQENINHAVLAVGFGVTPKGKKYWIVKNSWGEEWGKQGYVLMARNRNNACGIANLASFPVM, from the exons ATGTTTGTGGCTGGCTTAACACTGCTGCTCCTGGGTTCTGTACTGAGCCATCCTTTAGATCAGCTTTCTCTGGATAGTGAATGGGAAAGCTGGAAAACCACTTACAGAAGAGAGTATAATGGCCTG GGTGAACAGGCTGTTCGCAGAGCTATCTGGGAAAAGAACATGAGGCTGATTGAGGCCCATAATCAGGAGTATGAGCTGGGCATTCACTCATATACACTGGGAATGAACCACCTCGGAGACATG ACAGCAGAGGAGGTGGCCGAGAAAATGCTAGGACTGCAGGTTCCTATGGAGAGAGATTCTATGAATGCCTATGTTCCTGACCCACtagataaactgcccaaatcagTTGATTACCGCAAACTTGGCTATGTTACATCTGTCAAAAACCAG GGATCTTGTGGCTCCTGCTGGGCCTTCAGCTCGGTTGGTGCTTTGGAGGGTCAGCTGAAGAAGACCACAGGCCAGCTGGTAGACCTCAGCCCTCAGAACCTGGTGGACTGTGTGACTGAAAACTATGGGTGTGGCGGTGGCTTCATGACCAACGCATTCAGCTATGTCAGAGACAACAAAGGCATTGACTCTGAGGAGGCTTATCCATACATGGGACAG GACGAACCGTGTGCTTACAATAAGTCTGGCAAGGTAGCAGAGATCCGAAGGTATAAGGAGGTGAAGAAAGGCAGTGAATATGCTCTGGCCTCTGCTGTGGCTAAGGTTGGTCCAGTTTCGGTAGGCATTGATGCCATGCAATCGACCTTCCAGTTCTACAAGAGTG GTGTGTACTATGACCCCAACTGTGACCAGGAAAACATTAATCATGCAGTGCTGGCGGTAGGCTTTGGTGTCACACCCAAGGGCAAGAAGTACTGGATTGTCAAAAACAG CTGGGGTGAGGAGTGGGGAAAGCAAGGTTACGTCCTGATGGCTCGTAATCGCAACAATGCCTGTGGAATTGCCAACCTTGCCAGTTTCCCTGTCATGTAA